CAACAGGTCAGTCctcaacctgtactggtgcatggagttgttctttcccagatgcaaggcTCCACACTTGTATTTCATTCTGTTtatccctgcccaactctccagcctgtgtaagtctcactgaatggcagtacagcctgagggggtgtcagccactcctcccagtttggtgtcagtcaggttgttgatgaatgtattgaatagtactggtcccagtaccaacccctgagggactccactacaTGCAGGTCttcaactagactctgtcccattgatcACAACTCTTTGACTTcttttccttcaaccagttcacaacccacctcactgcccaatcatccagaccacacttcctcagtttagctgtgAGGATGTTGTGGGAGATGGTGCCAAATGCTTTCCTGAagtcaagataaaccacatccattTCACTGCCATCATCTATCCACTTGTTTATGTCCTCAtcaaaggctatcaggttggttaaacatgacttccccttggtaaaaccaCTCTGACTGCTCCCTATTTATCCTTCATATGCCTAGAGACAGTGCTGAGGATAAGTTGCttcatcacctttccagggatgagactaaCCCAGATCTTGCTTTAATTTTTACAAATTGGTAGCTAGTAATGTTTTTGTTGTCTGTTGAGGAAAGTAAACTCTAAAGTTTAGCTCCGGCCTAAAATATTTTACTCCAATTCTAGACATGAATCTTTTCCTTTCTAGAAGTCTTCTGATCTCTGCTATCCATTACCATTACATGATATACTCATCTTGATTAATGACATGAAAGGAGTTGAGTGTCTGCTCATGCTTTTAAGCCCTTGACAGTTTTATTTGCTCTAACTTAGAAGCAGTTCTTGTGCAAAGGTTGCTATATATTGCTACTCACCTCCTTTCCGTACAAAATTTCCTAAACCCATAACAAAAACTTCGTAGCTACAAAAGCTTCCCTCAGCCCCTTTATTTTCCTCCCAGGTGATGGTATGGTTTCTTAGTCCTTAGTTTGTTCTGCATGATGTTGAGACATGTACTGTGAGTATTAAAAATAACTTGTGGCTGGTGACTTTTTTGCTCTCCAAGATACAAAGTCAGATGCAGGGTTGGTTTTGGCCTGTGCTTATGGTGGCTCAGCTGGTGGTCTTCTGTTTGGGACAAAATTAAAGGCCCCATTCTGGAAGTCCTGTGATTGTGGGGCTCATCTATTCTTACATATAGCTTGGGGATTATATTCTTTGCCTTTGTCGACTGATCTATACAACAGGAACATAAAACTTCAGTTTGCTATCAGGGAGTCTATTCTGTAGATGGTAATACTCAGCTGTTTGCCTTCTCCAAGCCCAGGGTATGAATTTTCAAGTGTAACAAAGCCAGATGTGGTTCAGTGTGTTCCTTGAACTGCTGCTGACAGGCTGCCTGATCCCCTGCCTCTGTGATGGCCTGGTGTAACCCAGTGTTGAGCCTGACACTGGTGGGGACGTGGTGAGGGGCCTGTGCGATGGCCTGCTGTGGGGCAATGCTGCTTGCATGGAGGCCACACCATGAGGAGTGTGTGAGCCCATGGGCTGGCTTGCAGGGgaagctgcccccagcaggccATCTGGGATCCCCAGTGGCTGGACCTTTGGGTGGTGGGGTGGCTGCCTCAGCATGGGCTACCTGGTCCCCATACAGCAAAGCTTTCTCATGGGTaaacccagggctgggctggcttggCAGCCTGAAATAAACACCTGCAGAGTAGCTGTTGGGTGAAGCCATGGGTCTCCACAGTTTGGGTGACTGTGCTGAAAAACtcaacaaaaacaaagcaaaagggcAGGAACCTACATCCTGAGGTCCCATAGTGAGCATTGACTTGTTCTGCTGTAAAGTAGCCCTTAAGTGTTCTAAAAAAGCCTGGTTTATAGCCTCAGGATATGGCTTCACAGCAGCTTGACCCTTTTTAAGATCAGGTTGTGATCTGGGAGGTTCTTCTTTTGTGTCCATATTAGCATTGGCATTGCGATGGGCTGGACCAGAACTGCCTAAAGCCTCTCTCTTTGAGTTCTTTTTCCTCAAGCTGGTTTTCTATTCAAGTCCTTCTTCCTTGTGACTTCGGGAGAGGGACGTGCCAGTGCTGATACATCTTAGATCTTGTCTCTTCCTTTGGTAGGGGAGAGGAATCAGAcccggagctgctgctgttactctATTTTGCCTTGtgcctttatttttgttttaagagAGAAACTTTTTCTCTGGAGCTTAACAACACGGTGTAATATTTGTTTACTTACGACAGGCTGTCGGTGTTGTTGCAAACATGCAGTTCACCTCTGCAACTCCAGCCTGTCACAAAGGAACGCTGATTCTAACAGGTTTGGGGGGAAAGTAAGTAGAAGTGTTGGTAAAGGACTCTGTAAAGAAAATGTGCCCACACTTAGTGTTCCCACAAGAAGTGTAAATGAGAGGCTGTGCGTCCTGCAAGTGTTACAGTTTTTATTCCAACTTTCAGAgtatcttcttttatttttagatGAATCTGCGTTCTGTATTTACTGTAGAGCAACAAAGGATATTGCAGCGTTATTATGAAAATGGAATGACAAATCAAAGTAAAAATTGCTTTCAGCTCATATTACAGTGTGCACAAGAAACTAAACTGGACTTCAGTGTAGTCAGGGTAAGTACTGAGGCCTTCCAAATCTGTATGTTAAAGTTATACCCATTCATTTCTTTACATGAAATTCTCTCTAGGGGACTGGAGTCTCTAACCTCACACCTGTCTGATTTCAGACTTCAGTACGTGTGTCTGACGTGTCCATTGTTATCCAGTGAGCCTGTTGATGGTTTGTTTTCACTGAAATGTTTTTGCATGATTGCTGTGTTTACCAGGGGCCTGGATTGCACAAGGAatgatttttggttggttggtttggtttggtttttcttttgggTTGCTGTTTGTCTTTTGATGATGTCTTGGTTTTTGGGGTATTTATTAAGCTGCAACTTAGCTTGCCCTGTAGAAACCTTGTGCAATGTATCAAAGAAAGGTCATGTTGTTAGGGAACTATTCTGAAGTTAAACAAATTTCTATAACCTGATGTATTTGGGGGGAATAATTCTTTTGACACACTCTGTCACACTTGTCTTTTATGCCACAATCATTAATATTGTGGTCCCTTGTGGTCATTTACAGTGAGTACATTCTTCTCTCATAAAAGAATGTGACTAGTGCTAACAGGAGCTCTTCCAAAGTCTATGAGTTCCATGGGAAGGGAAATAATAATCCCTTTGTGAAACACTAGACAACAAAATGGCTGTTGTCTTGGAGCAGAAATAGAAATCATGAGGCATTGGCTGAAAAAATAACAACAGCAGTGGAGCTACCAGAAGTTTCTGCATCACTGGCCACTGAAGAGGTAGAAGTAAGACCcgtctgtgggtttttttcaagtgaTGTACCAGTGATGTGTTGACAACaacaacctctcctgctccctaaTTCTTCTCTGGAGTTCTCACCCACAAAATGCCTGCAAATACTGAAGCTTTCCAAGTTTGAGATGGTGGGAAGCTCTGAAAGTCAGCCAGAAGTTCAgactccctgtaacaggcaaTTGTAACAGGAATCTGGATGCTGATAATGCAGTCAGGGCctatattttctatttttactctgattgaaggacctggaggaggcagccagtCTTGTCTACTTCCAGTCCTCCTTCACTCCCTGTCTTTgtatttcccttcccctctctgatTCCCTTACTGCAGTAATGTATCATAGATGattttcttcagttttattCCATTGTGTGCAATACTTAAACTTTATTCCTACTTGTGAAGTGCAATGGAAACAGACCCAGCATTTGACCTGCATATGTACTATTTTTACATGATTttacctttctcttctctacaCTCCTCCTTTCTGCCTCTCCTAATatccctcttttttctcttttatttttcccctatAAAACTCCTGCAAAGTGATTAGTACCATTTTTTGCACAGTATCTAGCAGAGtgactctttgggtgcagctggcacttgcagatcacagaatcccagcacgatgaaggttggaagggagctctggagatcatctaattcaaccctcctgctaaagcaggggcacccacagtagcttgcccaggatcacagtgtccaggcaggtttggaatttctccagagaaggagactccataacttctctaggcagcctgctccaaggctttgGCACCCACacaggaaaatttttttcctcatgttcaggtgaagctttctgtgttccagtttgtggccattgccccttgtcctgttacttggtaccacagaaaagagtctggccccattcttTTGACCCTTGACTTTTATATATTGATCAGCACTGGGCAGATCCCCTCGCAGCCTGTCCTCAACAGAGAGCTCTCCagtcctctcagcatctttgtagcctccttgggactctctccagtagttccttgtcttttGTGAAgtggggagccaggagctggacACCCAAATGCTTGGTAGTGCTAGTAAgtcatttgcatttctttttagGGGAACTGCGAAGAAAAAGTAAAGATTTTAGTTCTATCCAGTTGGAAAAGTTGGGGGTGAAATCTCTTTTCCCAGTCCAAAATTTGCAGTACAGCTATTTAATTATCATTTCTGCTCATTCAGTAAACTTACAAGATAGAAATGACCAAAAATAAACTTAATCTTCTAATTCTGTTTTATGCAAGAAAGGAAAGTAGCTCGAGATCCGTGCTGTAATGTCTGTGTTTAAATTGGCTTTCTAGCAGAAAAATTTGATTGCTAGTAACTGAGTTTTTACTGTGTGCAACAAATCATGCCTCACATTAGGCATTTTGTAAAACAGGACAACAAAAGTGGGTCAAATGGAAGGGACACTTCAGTGTACTTCTGTATGGTAGAGGTGTGTATTTTCCTGTAGAAAAACCTCTTTGCTTCCTTAGCAGGCACTCCTGTGTGCAGAAAGCTTTCCTCCTGTCTTGTGATGACATGGAAGCACAAGACAGGTATGAAGTGCAGTTTGGTTGTTATGGAGAAAGGGAGTTTATTGGTTAAAGCAACTGGTTTGGGTCACTGGATGTGGAGatgttggtttgatttggtctTAGGTGTGCAGCAGATGATGCTCGGTGTGGTGCAGTGAACAGTTTCACTCTATCTCTCTGTACCTGACCTGTATCCGATCCTCCTGGCAACCAGCATAAGCAGATGCCAAAACTGTTTCTCCTTCTTTGGCACTTGTATCTTCTTGTTTataccatcacagaatcattcagtccaaccattaatccagcactgtcaggtcacTGTTAAGCCATGTCCTTCACTACCACACCTatacagctttgaaaccccacAGGATggaggggacacacacacactccaccactgagtacagacaCACTGGTGAAAGAATTGAGCAAGTCTTAACTCTCTGATCACGCAGATTGCCAGGAATAGTCAGGTAATGCTTATACTTTCCAGTGTTAACACTGATTCTTCCACCAGATTGAATCTTTATCTTAAAATACTGAAGTTTCCCTTTCATTCTTTCAGCTATATCTTAATGTGATAAGGACAGGCTTTCCTGTGTGTTCAGAGCAGCAATGCAGTTTTGACTTGTGCATATCTGCCATAGTACCTGTATTTGACAAGTATTTTTTGCACTGCTGTCTTACACAGAACCATGAACTGTCATTGCCACTTTTGGAAATGTCCATAATAGCAAACTTCTGTTTGGATCTAATCCCAGTAGTCCTAATCTTCTTGTCTTTTCAACTGCAGGTTTTGACACCCAGGTCTTGATTTGTGCAACTGGCAGAGAAGGCCATAGTCCATAGGTCTAAATACTTCACCAAATCATTTTGTAGCTGTCTGACAGAAAGGattcttatttttcttcctcttgtctAAATCTAGGAGTTGGCAGTTTCTGTTCAAGGCTGTTTAGAAGGTCTCAGTTACGTGGTTACAAAAGTTTAGCCACGAACCTCAGTGATGGGTCTGCATCGCAGGGTGTTAGATATTAGAAACTCAGGGGGAATTAGTCACAGCTATGTCAATGAAAGAAATCTTAAGCACAGCTTTGGTACAGGAGGcatgacacagtctcaggatTTTTCAGAATCTGGGGCTACAATTTGGGTTCTCTTTTGTGTTAGTGTATGAATCCCAAGTGTGAGAGTCGTGGATTTCCAGCCTGTATTGTTCAGATGCTGCATAATCAGTGAATGATTTACATGTTTGTAAACTTAGGACTCAACCTGAACACTTAacatttcagcagctctgcttaaaAATGGAGTTGCCTAATTTTTCTGCTTATTTAATGCTTTgcttatttgttgttgttgtttgcagaCCTGGGTTGGCAATAAACGAAGGAAGATGAGCAGCAAGAGTGCTGTGGAGTATGGAGGCACTCCCCCAGGGTCTGTCCCTACCACTCCCTCAGTGCCTCCAGAAGTTAGAAACGTGGTAAATATTGCTCGATCCCAAAGTCAGCAACCTTCTTGGACCTCTTCTAATAATAACGATGTAATAGTTACTGGTATTTACAGTCCTGCTAGCTCATCTGGCAGGCAAGGATCCACCAAGCAGACAAATGCTTCAGTGGCAGAGCTCCAGAAAGCCTCTATTCCCCGGCTGCCAGGGAAAGGCGACTCGgagttccagcagcagcacatccccatcGGGCGCCAGGTACCGCACTGTAAGAATGCTTCCCTCTTGGTGGGGGAAAAGACCATTATTTTATCTAGGCAAACGAGCGTGCTGAATTCTGCAAACTCCATCTACAGTCACACCAAAAAAAGCTATGGTGGCTCCTCAGTCCAGACTGCAGAGTTGGTGTTACCTCAGAAACCCATGATATGCCACAGGCCCTGCAAAGCTGAGCCCACGGGATGTCAAAGGTTACAAAAGCCGGATCACGCGTCTCTCTCCTCGCACGTGCCCCCTGGACAAAGGGCTAATCCCAGGGACCCTTCTTGTAGCACACAAAACCTGGAAATCCGGGAAGTGTTTTCTCTGGCAGTTACAGATCAACCTCAAAGAGTGGTGGGAGGCAGCGCAGCGCAGAAGCACTGCTCGACGGAGGGCAGCTGTCTGTCCATCGCGATGGAAACTGGCGACGTGGACGACGAATATGCCAGGGAAGAAGAGCTGGCATCCATGGGAGCACAAATACAAAACTATTCAAGATACTGTGAAAGCAGCAGTTTTGTCCGAGTGGAGAACCAAAGTGCAGCCTTGTCTGGGCCAGGAAGAAACGCCAGCTGTAGTTCACAGCTGGTGAATGCCAGGGACATGCCTGACAATATTCTGTATCATAACAGAGACTACAACTTGCCTGCACGGACCTCATTGCATACAACATCCAGTACACTGTATAGCAGTGCTCATCCCTCAAGAAGTaccttttctcctcattttaCATCTTCGAGTCAACTGAGGCtgtcacaaaaccaaaataactaCCAGGTAATGAATCAATTTCTCTCAGCTTTCATCCCTTCAAGACGAGATTGTAGGGAAGCACCATTTTCTCTGAAAGTTGGTAGCTAGGTTCacttttctgcaggctgtgctccctTTACCTCTTGCAGTAGAGAGAATTCCTTCTTAAACAAAGATGTAGGTAGGACTAAAGTGTGGTAGCACTCCTGCCTGTGTAGCTGAGCCCATGGCTGCACTGGTAACAGTATATTGAGGATCAGTGTAGGTTTCATCAATGGAATAGCTGAATTTTGGCCACAAGAGTTTCATACCTTAACTGTTGATGTATGCTCAAGTCTGTGCTGTCCTGACATGGCTTGCCAGTGCATGTCTCAGTGATGCCCTTGGTTgttcctggcacagggcagaacATGGGATCATTTGTGAGCTGTACAGTTGCTTGCCCCTGTTAATGTTATCTGGGATTAgctcttccagcagcactgcttgtaCCCCCTGTACAGTTAACAGTCTCTTGGGCCTATACTCTATTAAGGATTAGGAGCTCCTGCAAGGTTGTTCAGATGGTGGGAGACACTATGTGAGCAAAAGCTCTTTCTCACAGTGTCTAATTCAAATATCAGTTTTACATTCAATCCCATTATTTCCTCATCCTGTAACAGCGTCCCTTCAGTAATCCTGAGAGGGGAAAATTAAATGCAGGTAattgaagaagagaaaaatgttcAGAATAAGCTGCACCACTGCAACAGCTAGGTTTTTCTGTTTGGGGTTATAAATAGGTGAGAGAATTGTGCAGGAAACATCCAAATTGATTTTTCTCATGGATTTTTATGCCATCTGGTATGACATAGTCTAGAAACACTGGGGTAAAAGTCTGAAGACTGGCAGGATGTGATAGCACACTTTTGCCTCTTACTACCTCTAATTTATCCTGAAAGTGAACCATGTAAATAACAACCCAGCTTTCCTTCTGCATTGCTCACCACTATAGGGAACAGCACTGTGTGAAgcactttttccctttttgactTTGTTTTCTGACTTGTTCCTATTCCTTGAGGATTTGAAAGCAGGCTTTTGAGGCCAAGTGTGTGCCACTTTTCACCAGAATGATTGCTTTTCTTGGGAAACCTGAGCCTTGAGGACCATACACACTTGTGGTGGGATGAACTGTCTCTCCTACCCCCCTGTACACAAGGGACaacagacagaagcagagaagttaacacaaaagcagtgcagccaaggtcaagcagaagcaaggtagtctctcccagagcaaagaagtgagagaggagagagattgttttggtacaactagTTTTAAGTTCCTTATTCTCTTCCAATGGGTTGTTTAGAACtagcttcattttcatttttagaGCCAATagcaatttatttacattttgccactttctgttcaagatctgtgaaaaatttttaaagacatagcctgaaactgccacaacACTCTGGAGGAGATTCTGTGCAGTAGATGGGACATCTGCAGTTCTTATTTATGGCCTTTTCTAGGAGGAGCACTTTGGAGAAgctgctctttccctttctcctggaGAATCTGTCAGTATTCTCTGAGTTGAGTTTTAAAATTCATTAAATGCTGTTTACTTTGGACATCCCAGTTTCATAGGAGAAGGAAAGCTGTGAATGGGCTCATCTGTTTAATGAAGGGCTACAAAAGCTGCAAGGGTTCACATGGTAATGGAAATGTTTCTGACATTTCATAAAGTGGAATACATTATTGATATTTTGGTATCTCACTCTTGAAAAAGCATCAGGAAGATGATTTTTTAACTGCTTTTTGAGGTTTTAAATGAAATCTGAAATAACTTTGATTTGGGATTTTTGAGGGTCTGGACAGACTTTAGCTAGCTAGAGAGCAGTTTATGTAGGTGACATTTTAGCTGTCCCTGTGGTGTGTGATATGGATCAGAACAAGGACAGCTCTGTACCTCTTGTTTACTAACATACCTGGTTTTCTTACGAAAAAGGAATTATCTGTGCCCTCTTTGATGTCCATGCCAGTCTCTCAGGTGCCTTGTTCTTTGGCTTTGAGGGAGCTCCTGTTTCCTGTGGTATCCTCTTCCACAGTTTTAAACCCTGGAACAACTGGATGGGTTGCTGTTAATTCACACATTGCTTACAGCAGCCATGCTGAGACGGCACTCCAGTGTTAGGTAATTTATAAGAGGGTGAAAGCTGCAGGGTCAGGACACTGTAGCATCATGGctcaggggcagctgcagaggaagtgTCCTACAGCCTGGCCACACACGTCAGTGCCTTGAAGAAACAAGGGTGCTGATTTCTCCACATCACCACCTTCCTTCCTAAGAGTTTTCAGCACTTCCCAGAACAATGCAGAAGTAAGTTCTGTAGCTGAAGAGGTGTTAGTACAGGACACTGACACTTCCAACACTCATTTACCACATTGACAAGGAAATGTCACCTGCTGCTTTCAAAGTCTTGTGCAACAAAGTGTGTACCCTGCTGGGCTGATAATGTAGTTTGGTTTAATCATCAGTTGTGCACTAGTTTAAGCCCCATCCTCCACACCCTCCCCTTGAAAATTTAGTCCATGGGCTGGCTACTTTGTGTAGACACTCCCCTTACAGCTTAGGAGCATTTATATAGTAAGCTTCCAGAGACACAGATTTTGTGACAGGTGCTGTCTGAATCCTTTTGGACTCTCACAGGGCAACACTTGTATCTAGTCAGTCTCTGGTAATTTTATTGCCTGTATGTAGTCAGTCTCTGGTAATTTTATTGCCTGTGTTTAGCTAATTTATCCATCAGCACAGGAATTAAAACCCTTAAACTCAGGGAAATCTTCCTAAATGTAAAAATAGATTAAACCTGAGCTACATGATTATTGGAGTAGTTAAACATCCAAGCAGATGCTTCTTCAAAGTCAGGACTGTGTGATTTGTGTTTTGATGAAGTAATTACTGTCGTACATTGGTGGGGTATCTAATTAGCAATTAGTTATAGCTTCCTTACTGGGTCAATTAATCAAATTCATGTTAGTGTAACTTAAGAGTAAATTGAATCAAGTGATCAATTTTAATGCCTGAGCAGTTTCAGTAAACAAATTGTTCAACCTACTTCTCTTAGTCTGGCTTTGAGCATATTAAACTAGGGAGGCTATTCCTGCTGCTCCTCGAGGCTGAGTCGGGACTTGGGGAGAGTTTCCTCCCCACAACCCCAAGGTTACACAAAGTCTGTTGAAAGTATGTGTGTTTTTAATGACTGTGTTATATCCACTGAAGCACAGTTGACTAATTTAGCCCTTCCTTCTTCAAGGGAAGATCCTAAGCCTTGCAGCCAGTATGTCAGAATAGGATCTAGATAATAGCTATCACATGTAGTTATTTAAGATTCACTTCAAGGATGCTGCTTTATATAAATTAGCTGTGAGTTTGCTTTGTTTGAGGAAATGAAACTCCTTTTTAAATTGATTAATTTTTTGGATGTCTCAAAGTGGTTTATTTACTTCCCTAGAGACTTTTGAAGGCAAGAGCAGGTCTTTTCTTGCTaactctgggcagcacagtgtTTTGCTAGGGCAAGAAATAGTCTT
This sequence is a window from Dryobates pubescens isolate bDryPub1 chromosome 18, bDryPub1.pri, whole genome shotgun sequence. Protein-coding genes within it:
- the HDX gene encoding highly divergent homeobox isoform X2 gives rise to the protein MSSKSAVEYGGTPPGSVPTTPSVPPEVRNVVNIARSQSQQPSWTSSNNNDVIVTGIYSPASSSGRQGSTKQTNASVAELQKASIPRLPGKGDSEFQQQHIPIGRQVPHCKNASLLVGEKTIILSRQTSVLNSANSIYSHTKKSYGGSSVQTAELVLPQKPMICHRPCKAEPTGCQRLQKPDHASLSSHVPPGQRANPRDPSCSTQNLEIREVFSLAVTDQPQRVVGGSAAQKHCSTEGSCLSIAMETGDVDDEYAREEELASMGAQIQNYSRYCESSSFVRVENQSAALSGPGRNASCSSQLVNARDMPDNILYHNRDYNLPARTSLHTTSSTLYSSAHPSRSTFSPHFTSSSQLRLSQNQNNYQISGNLTVPWITGCSRKRALQDRTQFSDRDLATLKKYWDNGMTSLGSVCREKIEAVAAELNVDCEIVRTWIGNRRRKYRLMGIEVPPPRGGPADFSDQSEFVSKSALNPGEETATEVGDDNDRNDEVSICLSEGSSQEETSEALQNEEIGHKDDDQNPVSADNVKIEIIDDEESDMISNSEVDQMSSLLDYKNEEVRFIENELENHKQKYFELQTFTRSLILAIKSDDKEQQQALLSDLPPDLEEMDFNHASPEPDDTSFSLSSLSEKNASDSL
- the HDX gene encoding highly divergent homeobox isoform X1, which codes for MNLRSVFTVEQQRILQRYYENGMTNQSKNCFQLILQCAQETKLDFSVVRTWVGNKRRKMSSKSAVEYGGTPPGSVPTTPSVPPEVRNVVNIARSQSQQPSWTSSNNNDVIVTGIYSPASSSGRQGSTKQTNASVAELQKASIPRLPGKGDSEFQQQHIPIGRQVPHCKNASLLVGEKTIILSRQTSVLNSANSIYSHTKKSYGGSSVQTAELVLPQKPMICHRPCKAEPTGCQRLQKPDHASLSSHVPPGQRANPRDPSCSTQNLEIREVFSLAVTDQPQRVVGGSAAQKHCSTEGSCLSIAMETGDVDDEYAREEELASMGAQIQNYSRYCESSSFVRVENQSAALSGPGRNASCSSQLVNARDMPDNILYHNRDYNLPARTSLHTTSSTLYSSAHPSRSTFSPHFTSSSQLRLSQNQNNYQISGNLTVPWITGCSRKRALQDRTQFSDRDLATLKKYWDNGMTSLGSVCREKIEAVAAELNVDCEIVRTWIGNRRRKYRLMGIEVPPPRGGPADFSDQSEFVSKSALNPGEETATEVGDDNDRNDEVSICLSEGSSQEETSEALQNEEIGHKDDDQNPVSADNVKIEIIDDEESDMISNSEVDQMSSLLDYKNEEVRFIENELENHKQKYFELQTFTRSLILAIKSDDKEQQQALLSDLPPDLEEMDFNHASPEPDDTSFSLSSLSEKNASDSL